The following nucleotide sequence is from Candidatus Bipolaricaulota bacterium.
CATTTCCTTTTCGATTTGCGCGGCCAAAGCGGCGAATTCAATGGCATCCATATTTTTCTTGCTCATGGCTTCTTGCGCTCTCTTTTGGGCCTCCTCGGCTCTAACAATATCAATCTCCTCTGCGCGCTCGGCCGTGTCAGCCAGGACTATCACCTTTTCAGCTTGCACCTCGATAAAACCTCCGGAAACAGACATGGCGAAACTGGAATTGCCGCGTTTTACCCTGATTTCTCCGGGAGCCAAAACCGAAATCAACGGGATATGATTCGGCAATATGGTGATTTCCCCGATTTTGGTGGGCAAAGTGATTTGATCCACTTCATCCTTAAAAACGACTCGCTCGGGCGTGGCTATTTTGAAATTGATTAATTTTTCCATATTACAAGTGTTACGAATTACATTCACTGTTTAGCTCTTTAGTCCATTTGTTACAAATTACAATCTTCTTAGGCTTTAGATTGATGTAATTAGTAACAGCGGTAATTATTCATAGAAACCTAATCGTTGATGTCGTTTGTAACGTTTTCAACGTCGGCTGACGCTGATTTTATTAATTCGATATTTTCAATGACAATATCCTCGAGCGGATGATCATTGTCGTTAACTTCAACTTTTTCGATTTGCGAAACGATATCCATGCCACTGACAACATACCCGAAATTGGTATGAACTCCGTCAAGCCAAGGAGTTTCCGGCGCGGTGACAATGAAAAACTGCGAACCGTTGGTGTTGGCTCCGGAATTGGCCATGGCTAAACTACCGACGACCAATTTATGATCATTGATTTCGTCTTTGAAAAGATAACCGGGATTACCTCTGCCGTCATCCGACCAATCATCGTCTTTACTGTTCGGATCTCCGCCCTGAATCATGAATCCGTTCATTACCCGATGAAATTTCGTCTTGTCATAAAAGCCCAATTTGGCCAGATTCATAAAATTGCTCACGGTAAAAGGAGCGTCGTCAGCGAAAAAAACTATTTCAATATCTCCCAAATTGGTTTTTATTCTGGCTCGATCATATAGCGCGGCCAAATCTTCATAATTCGCCGGATCAAATTTTCTGACCGGTTCGGTTTGGATCGGATTCGGCGCCTCCGGTTCCTCGATCGACCTCGGCCGTTCGCCGTTTGAGCAGGCGGTAAAAATCAACGAGAACAAAATGATTGGCAAAACAATTGTTTTTTTCATATTAGAATTCGTAACAATGTTTCATGTTACGTGCTATGTGCTATATGATCCATGATCCATGTTTAATGCTACTTGGTAACTTCGTCAATGCCGCCCTTCATGTAAAAAGATTGCTCCGGCTTGTCATCGTGTTTACCGTCCAAAATCTCTTTGAAGCCTCTGACCGTTTCCTTAATCGAAACGTATTTTCCGGGCGTGCCCGTAAAGGCCTCGGCCACGAAGAACGGCTGCGACAAGAATTTTTGAATTTTTCTGGCGCGCGAAACAATAATTTTATCCTCCGCGGACAATTCTTCCATGCCCAAAATGGCGATAATATCTTGCAACGATTTGTAACGTTGTAAAATCCTCTGCACTTCTCTGGTCACTTGATAATGTTCTTCGCCGACGATGTCCGGACTTAAAATGGCGGAAGTGGAATCCAACGGATCCACGGCCGGATAAATTCCAAGCTCCGATAAACTTCGAGCCAATACCACGGTGGCGTCCAAATGCCCGAAAGTGGTGGCCGGAGCGGGATCGGTCAAGTCGTCGGCCGGCACGTAAACCGCTTGAATTGAAGTGATGGAGCCCTTGTCCGTTGAAGTGATGCGCTCCTGCATCTCGCCCATTTCCGTGGCCAATGTCGGCTGATAGCCCACGGCCGAAGGAATTCTGCCCAAAAGCGCCGATACTTCCGAACCCGCTTGAGTGAATCGGAAAATATTATCAATAAAGAATAAAACATCCTGCTTTTCTTCGTCGCGGAAATATTCGGCCATGGTCAGTCCGGTCAAAGCCACTCTGGCGCGAGCTCCGGGCGGTTCGTTCATCTGTCCGAAAACAAGCGCGGTTTTTTCCAAAACGCCCGACTCCTTCATTTCTTTATATAATTCATTGCCTTCTCTGGTTCGCTCACCCACGCCGGCAAAAACGGAAAATCCTCCGTGTTCTTGAGCGATGTTTCTGATCAATTCCATAATCACCACGGTTTTGCCAACGCCCGCGCCTCCGAACAAACCGACTTTGCCGCCTTTGGTGAACGGGCAAATCAAATCGATAACCTTAATGCCGGTTTCAAAAATCTCAGTTTTAGTGGATTGCTCCGCGAAAGCCGGCGCCGGTCGGTGAATGGGATATTTCTTTTCGGCTATAATGGCTTCTTTATTGTCGATCGGCTGACCAAGCACGTCAAACATTCTGCCGAGCGTGTTTTTGCCCACCGGCACTTCAATCGGCAATCCGGAATCGACAACGTCCAGATTTCGCCGTAAGCCTTCCGTGGTTCCCAAGGCAATGGCTCGGATCATTGATCCTCCCAAATGATTTTGCACTTCGAGCACCAATTTATTATTTTCGCTCACGTTTACTTCCAAACTATTCAATAAACCGGGCAAACCGTCTTTGAATTCCACATCGACAACCGGCCCGATGACTCGCTTTATTTTTCCAATGTTTTTCATATGCGATATATTGATTAAAGATTAAATAAATTGGAAACCGGAAACTGGAAACTAGAAATTGGGGTTGGACAAGAAAATTGCCTCATTGTTACATTGTTCCATTGTTACGTGATTCCCGCCTCCGCTCTTAAGCTACGGCGGGCAGGCATGCTCCATGTTTCATGATACGTGATACGTGTTTCATTATACGGACTCCAAAGCCGCCTTGCCCGACGATATTTCAATAATTTCTTTGGTGATGGAAGACTGTCTGGCCTGATTATAAACCAAGCTAAGATCATCAATCATGTCTCCGGCCGCGTCCGAAGCCTGCCTCATGGCCATCATTCTGGCGCTGTGTTCGGAAGCGTTCGATTCAAGGGTCGCCTGATATATCTGAACTTCAACCAAACGCGGCAAAAGCGCTTCCAAAACCCGGCGCGGATCGGGCTCGAACAAATATTCATATTTAAATTCACCTTTGGTCAAATGCTTTGTTTGTTTTTCCTTCGCGAATTCCGGCGTCATGTGAATGCCTTTGCTTTTTCCCACCGCGCCCAAAAATTCATCTTCCATGGTAATAGGTAAAATCTGTTTTATTCTGGGAGTTTGTTTAATTGAAGAAAAGTAGTCGGTGTAACCGATCAACACTTTATCATAAACGCCCTCCATATATTTTTCAATAATCATGTGCGACAATGAAGAAATTTCAGCGGACGATAAAATAATATCTTCTTTTGGAAAATCCGCATCGATTTGATAACCGCTTCGAATCAACGCGTCGCGTCCCCGATTTCCAAAGGTTATCAATTCATGCTCGGCGGAGGCGTGTTTTTTTATGGAATCAATCGCTTTCTGGGTTATTTGATTATTAAAACCGCTGCACAAACCTCTATTCGAACTTATTAAAACAATGGCCACTTTTTTCACTTTATCTCTCAATTTCAGCAACGGATGATATTTGGTCTCCGTTTTTTCCGCGATACTCAAAAGCATCTCCCAAGCCAAGTTGGAATAATCTCTCGTCGCCAACACGCCATCCACGGCCTTTCTCATTTTCGCCGCCGCCACCATTTCCATGGCTTTGGTGATTTTTTTCGTGTTTTTGACGGATTTTATGCGTCGTTTGATTTCTCGCGATCCCGCTTGCATAGTTTTTCCCGGTAATTATTTAGCTTCGCCCTCTTCGGCGTCCGAGGACACCAGCATTTCCTTGACAGTTCCCTTATATTCTTCCACCAATCTTTTCATTTCATTTTCGATTTCTTCACTGAGATCTTTCTCCTTTTTGATTTTATCCAAAAGCCCTTTGGCTACGTTGTCCAAATATTTATGATAACCGGCTTCAAACAATCTGATCTTATCGGTTTTAACGTCGTCCAAATAACCGTTAACCGCGATATACAAAATCGCGATCTGATGCTCCACGGCCATGGGTTCGTATTGACCTTGTTTCAATATTTCAGTGACTCGCTCCCCTCTTTCCAATTGCTTTCTGGTCGCTTCGTCAAGTTCGGAAGCGAACTGAGCGAAAGCCGCCAATTCTCGATATTGCGCCAAATCAAGTCTCAATTTGCCCGCCACTTTTTTCATCGCTTTCAGCTGAGCGGCCGAGCCCACGCGAGAAACCGACAAACCTATATTCAAAGCCGGTCTGATACCTTGATAAAACAAATCCGATTCCAAATAAATTTGCCCGTCCGTGATTGAAATCACATTGGTTGGAATATACGCTGACACATCTCCGGCCTGGGTCTCGATAATCGGCAAGGCCGTCAACGAACCGCCGCCTTCTTCTTCGCTTAATTTCGCGGCGCGCTCCAAAAGCCTGGAATGCAGGTAAAAAATATCTCCGGGATAAGCTTCTCTGCCCGGCGGTCGGCGCAAGAGCAAAGAAATTTCTCGATAAGACACGGCGTGCTTTGACAGATCATCATAAACAACCAACACATCCTTGCCTTTGTCCATGAAAAACTCGCCAATGGCGCAACCGGAGTACGGCGCGATAAAAGACAACGAGGCCGAATCCGAAGCTCCCGCCACGACTATAATGGTGTAATCCATGGCTCCCTTTTCTTCCAATTTGGATTTGATACGGGCGATTTTCGATTCTTTTTGGCCGATAGCCACATATATGCAAATCATGTCTTGCCCTTTTTGATTGATAATGGCATCAATGGCAATGGCGCTTTTGCCGGTCTGACGATCGCCGATAATCAATTCCCTTTGGCCTCGGCCGATGGGAATCATCGAATCAATGGCTTTGATACCCGTTTGCACCGGCTGATTGACCGAGGATCTGGTGATCACTCCGGGCGCGATTTTTTCAATCGGATAAAATTGCTCGGCTTTTACCGGCGTTTTACCGTCAATAACATTACCGAGCGGATCGATGACTCTGCCAATCAAGCTTTCGGACACCGGCACTGACAGAATTTTTCCCGTGCTTTTTACTATGTCGCCTTCTTTAATTTTATGAAATTCACCCAAAACCATGGCTCCGACGCTATCTTCGTTTAAATTAAGCGCCACGCCGAGAACACCATCGCCGAAATCAAGCATTTCCGAGGCCATCACGTCCGATAAGCCCGTGATTTTGGCAATGCCGTCGCCGACTTCAAGCACCTTACCCGTTTTTTCAATGGCCACGTCTTCTTTGAAATCTTCAATCTGCTTTTTCAGCATTTCCACTATGTGATCTTTTTTCAATGTTTTCTCCATAATATTTGAAATTTATGAATTACTTTATTAATGGCCGCCCTCAATTTATTTCGCGGATATTATTCCTTAGCCTGTCCAGTTTTCCCGCGACCGATGAATCGATAATCATGTCATCGATGGTTATGCGCAACCCTCCGATCAATTCCGTCGAAATGACATTATTTAATCTTATTTCTTTTTTTGTTCTTTCAAATAACGCTTTTTTGAGTTGATTCGCTTGATTCTTGTCCAAGGGCACGACCGATTCGATCACGGCCAACGAAATATTCGATCCTGCCAATCGTTCAGCCTTGGCGACTTCGTAGATTGGTCCCAAATTCAAAATATTATCGCTTTGAATCAACAACCGCAAAAAATTTTTGTTTTTTTCTCCAATCGATTTTTCAAAAACAATATCCAACGCCTTTTCCTTGTTCGAGAATTTGACTTCCGGGTCAGCGAGATAGTTTTTTATTTCGATTCGTTTATTTAAAACTTCAACCATCGAATCAAGCTCTGACAATAACTCATCGGCTTCTGTTTCCGACTTGGCGGCGGCGATCAGAGCTTTCGCCAATTGATTTATGGAAAAATTATTCGCGGACATAATTAAATTTTAGCGGTTTTTAAATCTGAAATCGCTTCTTCGATCAACTTTTTCTGCGCCCGGGGATCGATTGAATCTTTAGTGACTCTGCGCGACGCCAAAAGCACTAATTCTCCCAATTCATTCTTAACGCCATCGACCATCGATTTTCTCTCCAAAACTATCTTTTCCTTGGCTTCCCTAACCACTTCGGCGGCGTCCTTTTTCGTCAAATCCAATTTGCTTTTGCGGGCTTCTTCAGCTCTGAGTATCGCCTCTTCAACTATCTTTTCGGCTTCCTTTCTTCCCAAGGCGATTTGATTCTCCCTTTCTATTTTGGACTTTTTCAAATTTTCCTCGACTTTTTCAGCATTTTTAAGACTCGTGGAAACTTTATTTTCCCGGTCATGCAAAAGTTTCAAAATCGGCTTGTAGGCGAATTTATACAGCACGAAAAGCACTATGCCGAAATTCACGGCCTGCGCCAACAATAATTTCCAGTCTATACCGAGTTTATGAAGTAATTCTTCCATAAAAATTTATAATTAATTCACAGCCGCCCTGTAACTTATATTTTACAGAGCGGGTAGAAATAACTAAACGAATTTTACAATCAAAGCGATCACCAAAGCGTAAATGGCCACGGCTTCCGCGAAAGCGATGCCGATAATCATCGGAGCTTGAATTTTCGAGGCTGACTCCGGATTTCTGCCGATCGAGTCCAGGGCCTTTGAACCGATTTTGCCAATGGCGAGTGTCGGACCGAAACCGCCCAAAGCGATGGTCAAACCGGCGATAATCGTTTTAAATACATCTTCATTCATAAATATTCGATAACGTTTCTCGACTTTAAATTTTCACTTGTTTGTTTAGAGTCTGAGACGTTATCTTTAATAATAATCAATCAATGTTCATGCTCCATGGTTTGCACGCTCAAGAATACCAAGGTCAACATGGCGAAAACCACAGCTTGAATCAAGCCGACGAATATTTCCAAAAACAAAAAAGGCAATGGAGCGATGTACGGCACCAAAAACGCCACGACCGTCAATAATACTTCGCCGGCGAAAACATTTCCGAATAACCTGAACGAAAACGAAATCGTTTTGGCCACCTCTCCTATCGTTTCCAAAATCCCGATGAAAAACATAATCGGATTTTTTATCAAATTTTTCAAACTGATGAATTTGCCCACGTGCTTGACCACTCCCAAAGTGACTATGCCGAAAAAATGAGTGGCGGCCACCGCGATCACGGCCACGGCCAGCGTCATATTCAAGTCAGCGCTGCCCGCTCGAAAAAGAGGCACGAAAGCTTCCTTGCCCTCATGCAATTCGTGAAAACCGATGGAACCGACGCCCGGCAACAGGCCTACCCAATTGCAAAAAATAACGAATAAAAATATGGTGGTTACGATCGGAAAAAATTTGATCGACAGTTTTCTGGAACCCGTGACTCCATCCATGACATTCAAAAAACCGTCAAAAATCATTTCCACCAAATTTTGATAGCCTTTCGGTTCTTTTTTTAACTTTTTTTTCAAAACGACAGCCGCCACTATCAAAAAACACACCACGACCCAGGTGGTCAAAAGTGAATTGGTGATCGTGAATTTCCCAAGATGAAATATTGGTTCGGCGGACAGGGATATCTCCATACGTTACACGTTACGAATTATTACTTCTGAATTAGCTAGCCTTGGGTTTTGTCTGTTTCTTTTATTACGAATAATTACAAATACGTTACGAATACGTTACAAATTACTGCAGCTGGTAAGTTTGCCTTGGCGTTATGTTTATTACAAATACGTTACGAATTATTACTTCTAAATTAGCTAGCCTTGGATTTTGGCTCTTTGTTTAGGTGACGTTACGAATATCTGGCTAGCCTTGGTTTTAAAAAACTGCAACCGCAATGCCGATTTCTACTCTCTCTTGCCTACTGCCTCCTTTTTATCATCATCCTTGTTTATTTCGGCGAAGATTTTTATTATCTTGAAATATATCAACCAACTGGATATAAACAGCGAAAGAATTATCCCGATCAATAAAAGCCAAGGCGAGGTCTCAAACCTTTCATCCAAAAACCTGCCGATCAAAGCCAGAGCCACCAATGGGACTGCGATGGTATAGCCGAGCTGAAAAGTCAGGCCGAGCGCGAATACCCATGGTTTTTTGTCTTTTTCTTTGTCGTTTTCCATTTTTTCAAAATAAATAAATTTCATCCCTCTGTGGATAAAAATCACTTATATAATAGAGAAAAATTTTAAAACGGTCAAGCCTAAAAAAACGTTTAATCCCCCATTGGA
It contains:
- a CDS encoding F0F1 ATP synthase subunit epsilon codes for the protein MEKLINFKIATPERVVFKDEVDQITLPTKIGEITILPNHIPLISVLAPGEIRVKRGNSSFAMSVSGGFIEVQAEKVIVLADTAERAEEIDIVRAEEAQKRAQEAMSKKNMDAIEFAALAAQIEKEMARIRVGRKYKNLDNIRGIGK
- a CDS encoding peptidylprolyl isomerase yields the protein MKKTIVLPIILFSLIFTACSNGERPRSIEEPEAPNPIQTEPVRKFDPANYEDLAALYDRARIKTNLGDIEIVFFADDAPFTVSNFMNLAKLGFYDKTKFHRVMNGFMIQGGDPNSKDDDWSDDGRGNPGYLFKDEINDHKLVVGSLAMANSGANTNGSQFFIVTAPETPWLDGVHTNFGYVVSGMDIVSQIEKVEVNDNDHPLEDIVIENIELIKSASADVENVTNDIND
- the atpD gene encoding F0F1 ATP synthase subunit beta gives rise to the protein MKNIGKIKRVIGPVVDVEFKDGLPGLLNSLEVNVSENNKLVLEVQNHLGGSMIRAIALGTTEGLRRNLDVVDSGLPIEVPVGKNTLGRMFDVLGQPIDNKEAIIAEKKYPIHRPAPAFAEQSTKTEIFETGIKVIDLICPFTKGGKVGLFGGAGVGKTVVIMELIRNIAQEHGGFSVFAGVGERTREGNELYKEMKESGVLEKTALVFGQMNEPPGARARVALTGLTMAEYFRDEEKQDVLFFIDNIFRFTQAGSEVSALLGRIPSAVGYQPTLATEMGEMQERITSTDKGSITSIQAVYVPADDLTDPAPATTFGHLDATVVLARSLSELGIYPAVDPLDSTSAILSPDIVGEEHYQVTREVQRILQRYKSLQDIIAILGMEELSAEDKIIVSRARKIQKFLSQPFFVAEAFTGTPGKYVSIKETVRGFKEILDGKHDDKPEQSFYMKGGIDEVTK
- the atpG gene encoding ATP synthase F1 subunit gamma; this translates as MQAGSREIKRRIKSVKNTKKITKAMEMVAAAKMRKAVDGVLATRDYSNLAWEMLLSIAEKTETKYHPLLKLRDKVKKVAIVLISSNRGLCSGFNNQITQKAIDSIKKHASAEHELITFGNRGRDALIRSGYQIDADFPKEDIILSSAEISSLSHMIIEKYMEGVYDKVLIGYTDYFSSIKQTPRIKQILPITMEDEFLGAVGKSKGIHMTPEFAKEKQTKHLTKGEFKYEYLFEPDPRRVLEALLPRLVEVQIYQATLESNASEHSARMMAMRQASDAAGDMIDDLSLVYNQARQSSITKEIIEISSGKAALESV
- the atpA gene encoding F0F1 ATP synthase subunit alpha, with product MEKTLKKDHIVEMLKKQIEDFKEDVAIEKTGKVLEVGDGIAKITGLSDVMASEMLDFGDGVLGVALNLNEDSVGAMVLGEFHKIKEGDIVKSTGKILSVPVSESLIGRVIDPLGNVIDGKTPVKAEQFYPIEKIAPGVITRSSVNQPVQTGIKAIDSMIPIGRGQRELIIGDRQTGKSAIAIDAIINQKGQDMICIYVAIGQKESKIARIKSKLEEKGAMDYTIIVVAGASDSASLSFIAPYSGCAIGEFFMDKGKDVLVVYDDLSKHAVSYREISLLLRRPPGREAYPGDIFYLHSRLLERAAKLSEEEGGGSLTALPIIETQAGDVSAYIPTNVISITDGQIYLESDLFYQGIRPALNIGLSVSRVGSAAQLKAMKKVAGKLRLDLAQYRELAAFAQFASELDEATRKQLERGERVTEILKQGQYEPMAVEHQIAILYIAVNGYLDDVKTDKIRLFEAGYHKYLDNVAKGLLDKIKKEKDLSEEIENEMKRLVEEYKGTVKEMLVSSDAEEGEAK
- the atpH gene encoding ATP synthase F1 subunit delta is translated as MSANNFSINQLAKALIAAAKSETEADELLSELDSMVEVLNKRIEIKNYLADPEVKFSNKEKALDIVFEKSIGEKNKNFLRLLIQSDNILNLGPIYEVAKAERLAGSNISLAVIESVVPLDKNQANQLKKALFERTKKEIRLNNVISTELIGGLRITIDDMIIDSSVAGKLDRLRNNIREIN
- the atpF gene encoding F0F1 ATP synthase subunit B; this translates as MEELLHKLGIDWKLLLAQAVNFGIVLFVLYKFAYKPILKLLHDRENKVSTSLKNAEKVEENLKKSKIERENQIALGRKEAEKIVEEAILRAEEARKSKLDLTKKDAAEVVREAKEKIVLERKSMVDGVKNELGELVLLASRRVTKDSIDPRAQKKLIEEAISDLKTAKI
- the atpE gene encoding ATP synthase F0 subunit C — translated: MNEDVFKTIIAGLTIALGGFGPTLAIGKIGSKALDSIGRNPESASKIQAPMIIGIAFAEAVAIYALVIALIVKFV
- the atpB gene encoding F0F1 ATP synthase subunit A, translated to MEISLSAEPIFHLGKFTITNSLLTTWVVVCFLIVAAVVLKKKLKKEPKGYQNLVEMIFDGFLNVMDGVTGSRKLSIKFFPIVTTIFLFVIFCNWVGLLPGVGSIGFHELHEGKEAFVPLFRAGSADLNMTLAVAVIAVAATHFFGIVTLGVVKHVGKFISLKNLIKNPIMFFIGILETIGEVAKTISFSFRLFGNVFAGEVLLTVVAFLVPYIAPLPFLFLEIFVGLIQAVVFAMLTLVFLSVQTMEHEH
- a CDS encoding AtpZ/AtpI family protein, encoding MKFIYFEKMENDKEKDKKPWVFALGLTFQLGYTIAVPLVALALIGRFLDERFETSPWLLLIGIILSLFISSWLIYFKIIKIFAEINKDDDKKEAVGKRE